AGTTACCGACTTCAACACTTCTCAAGGAGATAAAATTTATCTGAGTGCTAGTACATTTACAGTTTTAGCAGGCTCTATAGGTTCAAATTTAGGAGCAGTCACAAAAGGTTTTACCTCAACTGCTACTAGTACGGGTCTTGATACCAAAGATGCCTATTTTGTTTATAATAGCTCCAATGGAAACTTGTATTATAACCAAAACTTGACAGCTTTTGGACATTCAGGTGTTTTTGCAACTTTCACATCACTTCCATCTTTAGCAGCGACTGACTTTATAGTCGTTGCCTAATAAATATTCAGAGTTAAATTCATAGAGTAGGCAGAGCCAAGTTAGGCAGTAAATTTTACTTATTAACAAAGTTCTGAAAAGTAAAAGTTGATAATTATTTAAAGCAGGTGAGAAGTAATAGTTTTTTACCTGCTTAAGTAATATAAATGAGGAAGTACCACTGGAGAGATACAACAATCTGTACCTCTGCAAGGGTATTTTTTTATGGCTATATTTTACTAATTATAAATTTCACTATATTCCAATAATATTTTTATGAGACGGGTATCAGAACTAGAAGGACTACGTGGAATTCTCGCATTGTGGGTTGTCATAACTCATATTCTACCCACTGCCGGAATTCAAGAAAATTTATTAGGCCCGTTTAAGTTAATTGCTCAAGGATTTTATGCAGTTGATGTTTTTATCATAATTAGCGGGTTTGTAATTTTCTATTTATTAGATAATGCAGAGGAAAAAATAACTACTTTTATCACAAGACGGTTTCTTAGAATATATCCTGTATATTTGGTTTGCCTAATTGTTTCGATAATACTGACTCCTTTTTATTTAAAAACTCTTGAACAGCTTCCCTATCCAAGTATCTCCAGAATAAATGTTATCGGAGATAGCTTACGTTTTTTTGTACCACATATTATTGCCCATTTAACCCTACTACACGGAATTCTCCCTCAGGCAATACTGCCTAGTAGTGCATATGCATTTATTGGTCAGGCTTGGAGTATTTCTTTGGAATGGCAGTTCTATTTAATCGCTCCTTTTGTTTTCTATTTAATCAAGTTCAAAAGAGCCAAATTATTTACTTTATTCATAATATTTTTATTTACAATTAGCCATTTGTTTAGCTTCCAAAAATCTTTCATTCTGTCAAAAAGTTCAATAATCCTATTTTTTATAGGAATAATGTCTTTTTATATTTATAAATATTATAACCCTACTTATATTTCTCGATTTCAAGCTTTGATTTTAATGCCTGTTACTGTTGTGTTTACCATTTTACTACTAAAGAATCCTGCAATTACTTTATGGTCATTAATATTTTGTTGTGTGTTGTCGAAAGATGTTTTAATTCCAAAATTTATATGTAAAATATTGAATCATCCTTATATTTTATTTATTGGAAAAATTTCTTATTCTATATATTTGTCACACATAATAGTTTTATATAGTATTGCATATTTACTATATAAATATTTACCTTCTTTAAATCAATATATATTTCTTTTATCTTTAACAATATTAACAATAACTATAACAATTATATTGTCTAATTTTCTCTATACTCAAGTTGAAAAACCATTCATTCAATTAGGAAAATCACTGTTTTCCCACAAACCAACTAATGAATACTAAAATGTGCCATATTTAAATTGCACGTTTTGATATTTAAGGCAAAACATAATAATTCAAATTATTGAAATATACTTAAATGCTTACAACATATTCTAATTGGATCTCTTGTCAAATTGGAGCACGTGAGCATTATGCTATCTCTAGAGCCTTACACCAGCAGGGACAACTTGCTCATTTGATTACAGATGCTTGGGTATTGCCTCGGTCATCACTAAATCTTTTACCTAAAAATTTACTGACTAAGTTACGAGAAAGATACCATCCAGATTTAGCTCAAGCATCTGTTTATACTTTTACTAGTTCTTTAATTAGTTTTGAATTGACACAACGTATTCAAAGAAAAACTGGGTGGGAATTAATCATTGCACGTAATTATTGGTTCCAAAAAGAGTCAGTGCGATTTTTAGAGCGAATCAGTCATAAATTTAGAGATCGCCCAACTCTTTTTGCCTATAGTTATGCTGCTTTAGAACTGTTTCGTTACGCGAAAACAAAAGGTTGGTACACGGTTCTAGGACAAATCGATCCAGGTATCTTGGAGGAAAAGTTAGTTTTAGAAGAACATACTAAATATCCAAACTATGCCTCTAAATCAATTCAAGCACCATTAAGTTACTGGAATAATTGGCAGGAAGAATGCTCATTAGCCGATCGCATTGTAGTTAACTCACAATGGTCAAGTCGGTTACTTCAAGAAGCAGGAATTTCTGGACACAAGATTGAGATTATACCTCTAATCTACACCCCGTCAGATGCAGCCAAACACTGGGTCAGAACTTATCCTCAATCTTTCTCTCAAGAGCGACCTCTTAGGGTTTTATTTTTGGGACAGGTAATTTTGCGCAAAGGAATGGCGGCTTTATTAGAAGCTGTTGAATATCTCAAAGGTTATCCAATTGAGTTTTGGATAGTCGGTTTGCCGCAGATCAAGATTTCCCCAGCCTTGCAAACTCATCCTCAAATCCGCTGGTTCGGTCAAATCTCCCGCAGTCAAACAGTTAACTACTATCAAAATGCTGATGTCTTCTTGTTTCCAACTTTATCTGATGGTTTTGGGCTAACTCAACTCGAAGCCCAAGCTTGGCGATTACCGATTATTGCTTCTCGCTACTGCGGTGATGTTGCGATCGATGGATGCAATGGATTGGTGCTATCTGAGGTGAATGGTGAGGCGATCGCTGAATCTTTGATATTTTGTCTTCAGCATCCAGAGGACTTGCGAGGGTTTTCCCAACACTCAAGTACTGTCCGCAGTTTCGATCTGTCCCAACTTGCTAACCAATTGCAGAGTATCTCTGTTACTTAACGCAACAATATCGAATAAAGAGTAAATTCCTTAAACTTTAATTTTTAATGAACATTAATTTAGAACTTTCTAACTATTTGGATTTCTCAAGATGGTTTGCAGCTTTTTTAGTTGTCATTAGTCATTTAAGAAGTCTGCTATTTGCTGATTATGAGGTTATTAAAAGTAAAAATATTCTAATCCAGGCTTTCTACTTTTTAACTGGATTCGGACATCAGGCAGTAATTATATTTTTTGTTCTGAGTGGTTTTTTAATTGGAGGTAGCATTTTCAGCCATCTTCAAGCCAAAAATTTTTCATTACGTAGATATTTTATTGAGAGATTTTCAAGAATTTATATAGTTTTTCCAATCAGTCTCCTCATTGGATTATTATTTGACTGGCTTGGTTGTTCATACTTTAATGGAACTGGCTTGTACACTAACCAGTTGAATATTACTACAGTAGGTTTCAATATTTCGGAAAGGCTAGGAATCTCCGTTCTTATATCTAATCTTTTGATGCTTCAAAGTATAACTAGTCCACCTTTGGGTAGTAATGGGCCTCTATGGAGCCTAGCAAACGAGTGGTGGTACTATTTTTACTTTCCTTTAATTATTCTAATATTTGTATATAAAAATATTTATAAAAAAGTCTTATGCTTAATTGGCGTTTTTAGTTTGTCGATCGTTATGTATAACACAAGTCAGTATTGTAATATGCTAGTTTATTTTTCTATCTG
The genomic region above belongs to Calothrix sp. NIES-2098 and contains:
- a CDS encoding acyltransferase 3, yielding MRRVSELEGLRGILALWVVITHILPTAGIQENLLGPFKLIAQGFYAVDVFIIISGFVIFYLLDNAEEKITTFITRRFLRIYPVYLVCLIVSIILTPFYLKTLEQLPYPSISRINVIGDSLRFFVPHIIAHLTLLHGILPQAILPSSAYAFIGQAWSISLEWQFYLIAPFVFYLIKFKRAKLFTLFIIFLFTISHLFSFQKSFILSKSSIILFFIGIMSFYIYKYYNPTYISRFQALILMPVTVVFTILLLKNPAITLWSLIFCCVLSKDVLIPKFICKILNHPYILFIGKISYSIYLSHIIVLYSIAYLLYKYLPSLNQYIFLLSLTILTITITIILSNFLYTQVEKPFIQLGKSLFSHKPTNEY
- a CDS encoding group 1 glycosyl transferase is translated as MLTTYSNWISCQIGAREHYAISRALHQQGQLAHLITDAWVLPRSSLNLLPKNLLTKLRERYHPDLAQASVYTFTSSLISFELTQRIQRKTGWELIIARNYWFQKESVRFLERISHKFRDRPTLFAYSYAALELFRYAKTKGWYTVLGQIDPGILEEKLVLEEHTKYPNYASKSIQAPLSYWNNWQEECSLADRIVVNSQWSSRLLQEAGISGHKIEIIPLIYTPSDAAKHWVRTYPQSFSQERPLRVLFLGQVILRKGMAALLEAVEYLKGYPIEFWIVGLPQIKISPALQTHPQIRWFGQISRSQTVNYYQNADVFLFPTLSDGFGLTQLEAQAWRLPIIASRYCGDVAIDGCNGLVLSEVNGEAIAESLIFCLQHPEDLRGFSQHSSTVRSFDLSQLANQLQSISVT